One genomic region from Phocoena sinus isolate mPhoSin1 chromosome 3, mPhoSin1.pri, whole genome shotgun sequence encodes:
- the MCIDAS gene encoding multicilin: MQACGGTAAGRRAFDSICPNRMLDPRGRPFGKPGKLERKFAPARKLFLGSSCSSPVSVYEDPPDAELAALPALTTIDLQDLADCSSLLGSDAPPSGNSAASQNHSLQTAADFDLQDFRDTVDDLIADSSSMMSPPLAGGDFPFSPCDVLPFGPCLSPQDLQSPPLRPPDVPPPEQYWKEVADQNQRALGDALVENNQLHVTLTQKQEEIASLKERNVQLKELASRTRHLASVLDKLMITQSRDFGAAAEPIPLKATSKRSLEELFSAAGQDCAEVDAILREISERCDEALQSRDPKRLRLQPEPLSTDVRPGNLHGAFRGLRTDCSRSALNLSHSELEEGGSFSTSIRSHSTIRTLAFPQGNAFTIRTANGGYKFRWVPS; this comes from the exons ATGCAGGCGTGCGGGGGCACCGCGGCGGGTCGCCGGGCCTTCGACAGCATTTGCCCCAATAGGATGCTGGATCCGCGAGGCCGGCCGTTCGGCAAGCCCGGGAAGCTGGAGAGGAAG TTCGCCCCTGCGCGGAAGCTCTTTCTCGGTAGCAGCTGCAGCAGCCCGGTGTCGGTGTACGAGGATCCCCCAGACGCCGAGCTCGCTGCGCTGCCAG CCCTCACCACCATAGACCTGCAGGACCTCGCTGACTGCTCCTCGTTACTCGGGTCCGACGCGCCGCCTAGTGGTAATTCGGCCGCCTCACAG AACCACTCCCTGCAAACGGCAGCGGACTTCGATCTGCAGGATTTCAGAGACACCGTGGATGATCTCATTGCAG ACTCATCCTCTATGATGTCGCCTCCCCTGGCGGGCGGAgacttccccttctctccttgcGACGTACTGCCGTTTGGTCCCTGTCTCTCCCCACAAGACTTGCAGTCACCGCCGCTGCGCCCTCCCGACGTGCCCCCACCAGAGCAGTACTGGAAGGAGGTGGCCGACCAGAACCAGAGGGCGTTGGGGGACGCACTCGTGGAGAATAACCAA CTGCACGTGACGTTGACCCAGAAACAGGAGGAGATCGCCTCACTGAAGGAGCGGAACGTGCAACTGAAGGAACTCGCCAGTCGGACACGGCACCTGGCCTCGGTGCTGGAT AAGCTGATGATCACACAGTCCCGGGATTTCGGGGCGGCAGCTGAGCCCATCCCACTCAAGGCGACTTCCAAAAGGAGCCTGGAGGAGTTGTTCAGCGCTGCGGGGCAGGATTGCGCGGAAGTGGACGCCATCCTGAGGGAGATTTCCGAGCGCTGCGATGAAGCGCTGCAGAGCCGCGATCCCAAGCGGCTCCGGCTGCAGCCCGAGCCCCTGAGCACGGACGTCAGGCCTGGGAACCTGCACGGCGCCTTCCGGGGACTGCGCACAGACTGCAGCCGGAGCGCGCTGAACCTGAGCCACAGTGAGCTGGAGGAGGGCGGCTCCTTCAGCACCTCCATCCGCAGCCACAGCACCATCCGTACCCTCGCTTTCCCCCAGGGCAATGCCTTCACCATCCGGACAGCCAACGGGGGTTACAAATTCCGCTGGGTCCCCAGTTGA
- the CCNO gene encoding cyclin-O, producing MVTPCSTSPVSPAARAGRRDDQNLRAPVKKSRRPRLRRKQPLQPLNPCPLPGDSGVCDLFESPSSGSDGADSPAARGCSPLPGPAQQLVQLDLQTFRDYGQSCYAFRKARERHYHPRESLARQPQVTAESRCKLLSWLIPVHRQFGLSFESLCLTVNTLDRFLITTPVAADCFQLLGVTSLLIACKQVEVHPPLVKQLLALCCGAFSRQQLCNLECIVLHKLHFSLGAPTISFFLEHFTHARVEAGQAEVSEALEAQALARGVAELSLADYAFTSYTPSLLAVCCLALADRMLQLPRPMDLRLGGHPEAALQDCLGKLQLLVAINRTSLTHMLPLQICEKCSLSPSLK from the exons ATGGTGACCCCCTGCTCCACCAGCCCTGTGAGTCCCGCCGCCCGGGCTGGGAGGCGGGACGACCAGAACCTCCGTGCCCCGGTGAAGAAGAGCAGGCGCCCACGCCTCCGGAGGAAGCAGCCGCTGCAGCCGCTGAACCCGTGCCCGCTACCCGGAGACTCTGGCGTCTGCGACCTGTTCGAGTCCCCCAGCTCCGGCTCGGATGGTGCAGACAGCCCCGCGGCGCGAGGCTGCAGCCCCCTACCCGGTCCTGCCCAGCAGCTGGTGCAGCTTGATCTACAGACCTTCCGCGACTACGGTCAGAGCTGCTACGCCTTCCGCAAGGCGCGGGAAAGACACTACCACCCGCGGGAGTCATTGGCGCGGCAGCCACAA GTAACGGCGGAATCCCGCTGTAAGCTGCTCAGCTGGCTAATCCCCGTGCACCGCCAGTTCGGCCTCTCCTTCGAGTCGCTGTGCCTGACGGTGAACACTCTGGACCGCTTCCTTATCACCACGCCTGTGGCTGCAGACTGCTTCCAGCTGCTCGGGGTCACGTCCCTGCTCATCGCTTGCAAACAG GTGGAGGTGCACCCGCCGCTCGTGAAGCAGCTCCTGGCCCTGTGCTGCGGCGCCTTCTCCCGGCAGCAGCTCTGCAACCTCGAGTGCATCGTGCTGCACAAACTGCACTTCAGCCTGGGCGCGCCGACCATCAGCTTCTTCCTGGAGCATTTCACGCACGCACGCGTGGAGGCCGGGCAGGCAGAGGTGTCCGAAGCCCTGGAAGCGCAAGCCCTGGCGCGCGGGGTGGCGGAGCTGAGCCTGGCTGACTACGCTTTCACCAGCTACACCCCCTCCCTGCTGGCCGTCTGTTGCCTGGCGCTGGCGGACCGTATGCTGCAGCTCCCTCGCCCGATGGACTTGCGCCTGGGCGGGCACCCCGAGGCGGCGCTGCAGGACTGCCTGGGCAAGCTGCAGCTACTGGTGGCCATAAACAGAACGTCCCTGACTCACATGCTGCCCCTCCAGATCTGCGAGAAGTGCAGCCTGTCCCCGAGCTTGAAATGA